The following proteins are co-located in the Bradyrhizobium sp. AZCC 2176 genome:
- a CDS encoding DUF1467 family protein, producing MAYSVSTALAIYFVLWWVVLFTTLPFGVRSQHEDGEAAPGTDPGAPVMARMGWKLLWTTLISGVVFGIGMWAYHQGYLNIERLSKLMGLPF from the coding sequence ATGGCCTATAGCGTCTCCACCGCGCTTGCGATCTACTTCGTGCTCTGGTGGGTCGTGCTGTTCACGACGCTGCCGTTCGGCGTCCGCAGCCAGCATGAGGACGGCGAGGCCGCGCCCGGCACCGATCCCGGCGCGCCGGTCATGGCGCGGATGGGCTGGAAGCTGCTCTGGACCACGCTGATCTCGGGCGTGGTTTTCGGCATCGGCATGTGGGCCTATCACCAAGGCTATCTCAATATCGAGCGACTGTCGAAGCTGATGGGGCTGCCGTTCTGA
- a CDS encoding biotin--[acetyl-CoA-carboxylase] ligase produces MTFSLGPKAISAGYRLAAFDRIGSTNAEAMSRARDGERAPTWFVTTEQTAGRGRRQRAWIAPRGNLASSILEVMDVSPGVAATLGFAAGLSLESALQKLSIEANLRRAGAAPLKYALKWPNDVMADGQKLAGILLEAEALAGSRLAVVVGIGTNVIAAPEGTPTPATSLAALGVQIGADELFAALSDAWVDFTGIWDNGRGFADIRKAWLERAFGVGERVAVQTGTAKIEGTFDTIDDTGCLIVRTAEGRRMPITAGEVYFGTAASVGAA; encoded by the coding sequence ATGACCTTCTCGCTCGGTCCCAAAGCCATATCGGCGGGCTACCGTCTCGCCGCCTTCGACCGCATCGGTTCGACCAACGCCGAAGCCATGTCCCGCGCCCGCGATGGCGAGCGCGCCCCGACGTGGTTCGTGACGACCGAGCAGACCGCCGGCCGCGGCCGCCGGCAGCGCGCCTGGATCGCGCCGCGCGGTAACCTCGCCAGCAGCATCCTCGAGGTCATGGACGTGTCGCCCGGCGTCGCGGCCACCCTGGGCTTTGCCGCAGGGCTTTCGCTGGAAAGCGCCCTGCAGAAGCTCAGCATCGAAGCCAATTTGCGCCGTGCCGGCGCGGCGCCGCTGAAATACGCCCTGAAATGGCCCAACGACGTCATGGCGGATGGGCAGAAGCTCGCCGGCATCCTGCTGGAGGCCGAGGCCCTGGCCGGCAGTCGCCTGGCCGTGGTGGTCGGCATCGGCACCAACGTCATTGCTGCGCCTGAGGGCACGCCGACGCCGGCGACCTCGCTGGCCGCGCTCGGCGTTCAAATCGGCGCCGACGAGCTATTCGCCGCGCTCTCCGACGCCTGGGTCGACTTCACCGGCATCTGGGACAATGGCCGCGGCTTTGCCGACATCCGCAAGGCGTGGCTGGAACGGGCCTTTGGCGTCGGCGAGCGGGTCGCGGTCCAGACCGGAACCGCGAAGATAGAAGGCACGTTCGATACGATCGATGATACCGGCTGCCTGATCGTCCGCACGGCGGAGGGCAGGCGCATGCCGATCACAGCCGGAGAAGTCTATTTCGGCACCGCGGCATCAGTGGGAGCGGCCTGA
- the mce gene encoding methylmalonyl-CoA epimerase: MLGRLNHVAIAVKDAEKAAKIYGAAFGAEISGAVPLPEHGVITVFVTLPNTKIEFIQPLGEASPIAKFVERNADGGIHHICYDVPDIIAARDRLISEGARVLGDGVPKIGAHGKPVLFFHPKDFSGALVEIEQA, translated from the coding sequence ATGCTGGGCCGGCTCAATCACGTTGCGATCGCGGTCAAGGATGCGGAAAAGGCCGCCAAGATCTATGGCGCCGCATTCGGCGCCGAAATCTCCGGCGCCGTGCCGCTGCCGGAGCATGGCGTCATCACCGTGTTCGTGACCTTGCCCAACACCAAGATCGAGTTCATCCAGCCGCTCGGCGAAGCTTCGCCGATCGCCAAGTTCGTCGAGCGCAACGCCGACGGCGGCATCCATCACATCTGCTACGACGTGCCCGACATCATCGCCGCGCGCGACAGACTGATCAGCGAGGGCGCGCGCGTGCTCGGTGACGGCGTGCCGAAGATCGGCGCCCACGGCAAGCCGGTGCTGTTTTTCCATCCGAAGGATTTCTCCGGCGCACTTGTCGAAATCGAACAGGCGTGA
- a CDS encoding sugar ABC transporter substrate-binding protein has protein sequence MSGTDKSSTTRRNLLQTGAAAGAATALLGGLGINPALAAAARSEKPLKAAFSNAGLQATWCAQGKQAAEWWGKLFNVEVTWFDGQLDAVKQRAAIDNMASQKWDFVAIQAFGIGTLTQPVQKMIDAGTPVIDMDTLIAPLDQIKVHSFLAPDNEFMGASVTQALCNAMGGKGKIIMTQGALGHTGAQGRAKGFESVVKQFPNIEVLDTQPADWDVSKTARLWETYLTKHPQIDAAFFHNDDMALAAYNIMKARNRTNILIGGVDAMPPAIQAVSEGRMFATVRNPSCRIHGGAIIAGVAAVTGGEKSGQGIPKHVITDGPVVTKANAAGMQWMEDHFLI, from the coding sequence ATGTCCGGGACTGACAAATCCTCTACGACAAGGCGTAATCTTCTTCAGACAGGCGCGGCCGCCGGTGCGGCAACCGCCCTGCTCGGCGGGTTGGGCATCAATCCGGCGCTGGCGGCAGCCGCACGATCGGAGAAACCGCTGAAGGCGGCATTCTCCAATGCGGGCCTGCAGGCCACTTGGTGCGCCCAGGGCAAGCAGGCGGCGGAATGGTGGGGCAAGCTGTTCAACGTCGAAGTCACCTGGTTCGACGGCCAGCTCGACGCGGTCAAGCAGCGCGCCGCGATCGACAACATGGCGTCGCAGAAATGGGATTTTGTCGCCATCCAGGCATTCGGCATCGGCACGCTGACCCAGCCCGTGCAGAAGATGATCGATGCCGGCACGCCCGTGATCGACATGGACACGCTGATCGCCCCGCTCGACCAGATCAAGGTGCATTCGTTCCTGGCGCCCGACAATGAATTCATGGGCGCTTCGGTGACGCAGGCGCTCTGCAACGCCATGGGCGGCAAGGGCAAGATCATCATGACGCAAGGCGCGCTCGGCCATACCGGCGCGCAGGGCCGCGCCAAGGGCTTCGAGTCCGTGGTGAAGCAATTCCCCAACATCGAGGTGCTCGACACCCAGCCCGCCGATTGGGACGTCTCGAAGACAGCTCGGCTATGGGAGACCTATCTGACGAAGCACCCGCAAATCGATGCGGCCTTCTTCCACAATGACGACATGGCGCTGGCCGCCTATAACATCATGAAGGCGCGCAACCGCACCAACATCCTGATCGGCGGCGTCGATGCCATGCCACCGGCGATCCAGGCGGTGAGCGAAGGCCGCATGTTCGCGACCGTCCGCAATCCCTCCTGCCGCATCCATGGCGGCGCCATCATCGCCGGCGTCGCCGCGGTGACCGGCGGCGAGAAGAGCGGACAGGGTATTCCGAAGCATGTGATCACGGACGGCCCGGTGGTGACGAAAGCCAACGCAGCCGGCATGCAATGGATGGAGGACCACTTCCTGATCTGA
- a CDS encoding ribonuclease J, with amino-acid sequence MARPDELTFAPLGGVGEIGMNLSIYGLGNRHQRSWLAVDLGVSFGDEEHLPGIDLIMPDIRFLEKERNNLMGLVLTHAHEDHFGAIIDLWPKLQCKVYATKFSAALFEAKCAAERNPPKIPVTVVPSGGRVELGPFTVEFIPVAHSIPESHALAIHTPAGTVLHTGDWKIDPTPIIGLPTDERRLRELGDAGVLALVGDSTNAVRDGRSPSETEVAATITKLVMAAKGRVAVTTFASNVARLKAVADAAKAADREVVVVGRAMERVVQVARETGYLEGVQNFRGADYYGHFPPDKVLALCTGSQGEPRAALARIANNDHPQVTLNKGDSVIFSSRTIPGNEKAVGAIINGLVVQGIEVITDRTDLVHVSGHPRRDELRDMISWVRPQILIPVHGEALHLSEHAKLARAAGVPKVLTCRNGDLIKLGPGDPGIIDELPSGRIYKDGAILEDSKSRAVVERRRMGFAGCAFVALAMTDKGELADDPEVDLVGIPEKNAAGEVIDEIVFDTVVSTVENLPRARRRDADATAESVRRAVRAVISENWGKKPICLVHVLTV; translated from the coding sequence ATGGCGCGGCCGGATGAACTGACCTTTGCGCCGCTTGGCGGCGTTGGCGAGATCGGCATGAACTTGTCGATCTACGGGCTCGGCAACCGCCACCAGCGTTCCTGGCTCGCGGTCGATCTCGGCGTCTCCTTCGGCGACGAGGAACATCTGCCGGGCATCGACCTGATCATGCCCGACATCCGCTTCCTGGAGAAGGAGCGCAACAATTTGATGGGTCTGGTGCTGACGCACGCCCACGAGGATCATTTCGGCGCGATTATAGATCTCTGGCCGAAGCTGCAATGCAAGGTCTATGCAACTAAATTCAGCGCCGCTTTGTTCGAGGCCAAATGCGCCGCCGAGCGCAATCCGCCGAAGATACCGGTAACGGTGGTGCCGTCGGGCGGCCGCGTCGAGCTTGGGCCGTTCACCGTCGAGTTCATCCCGGTCGCCCATTCGATCCCGGAATCGCATGCGCTGGCGATCCACACCCCGGCCGGCACTGTGCTGCACACCGGCGACTGGAAGATCGACCCGACGCCGATCATCGGTCTTCCGACCGACGAGCGGCGCCTGCGCGAACTCGGCGATGCCGGCGTGCTGGCGCTGGTCGGCGATTCCACCAACGCGGTGCGGGACGGGCGCTCGCCCTCGGAGACCGAGGTCGCCGCCACCATCACCAAGCTGGTGATGGCCGCCAAAGGCCGGGTTGCCGTCACCACCTTTGCCTCCAACGTCGCCCGCCTGAAAGCGGTGGCGGACGCCGCCAAAGCCGCCGATCGCGAGGTGGTCGTGGTCGGCCGCGCTATGGAGCGCGTGGTGCAGGTCGCCCGCGAGACCGGCTATCTCGAGGGCGTGCAGAATTTCCGCGGCGCCGATTATTATGGGCATTTCCCGCCGGACAAGGTGCTGGCGCTGTGCACCGGCAGCCAGGGCGAGCCGCGCGCGGCACTGGCCCGGATCGCCAATAACGACCACCCGCAGGTGACGCTGAACAAGGGCGACAGCGTGATCTTTTCCTCGCGCACCATCCCCGGCAACGAGAAGGCGGTCGGCGCCATCATCAATGGCCTGGTGGTCCAGGGCATCGAGGTCATCACCGACCGCACTGATCTGGTCCACGTCTCCGGCCATCCGCGCCGCGACGAGCTGCGCGACATGATCTCATGGGTACGCCCGCAGATCTTGATCCCCGTCCATGGCGAGGCGCTGCATCTGTCGGAGCACGCCAAGCTGGCGCGTGCCGCCGGCGTCCCGAAGGTGCTGACGTGCCGGAACGGCGACCTGATCAAGCTTGGGCCGGGCGACCCTGGAATCATCGACGAATTGCCGTCGGGACGGATCTACAAGGACGGCGCGATCCTGGAGGATTCAAAATCCCGCGCCGTGGTCGAGCGGCGGCGGATGGGGTTTGCCGGCTGCGCCTTTGTCGCCCTCGCCATGACCGACAAGGGCGAATTGGCCGACGATCCCGAGGTTGATCTGGTTGGCATCCCCGAGAAGAATGCGGCCGGCGAGGTGATCGACGAGATCGTGTTCGATACGGTGGTTTCGACGGTGGAAAACCTGCCGCGGGCGCGGCGGCGCGATGCGGACGCTACGGCTGAATCGGTGCGCCGCGCGGTGCGTGCGGTCATCAGCGAGAACTGGGGCAAGAAGCCGATTTGCCTCGTTCATGTGCTGACGGTTTGA
- a CDS encoding DUF2946 domain-containing protein: protein MRRRLKNFLPIVLIALVVQIFAPIGACWAASIAASDPLAGAVICHGNGAPGAGQTDQTGHRAHDGCCSVCSVLQTGAPVDVPRTAAIAVDRVAERVAWFDFAFRLTNARAGSHAQARAPPSIS from the coding sequence ATGCGCCGCCGGCTGAAGAATTTTCTGCCAATTGTCCTGATTGCCCTGGTGGTGCAGATTTTTGCACCGATCGGCGCATGCTGGGCGGCGAGCATCGCGGCCTCCGATCCGCTCGCCGGCGCCGTGATCTGCCACGGCAATGGCGCGCCCGGTGCAGGGCAGACCGATCAGACCGGCCACCGCGCCCACGACGGATGCTGTTCGGTTTGCAGCGTGCTTCAGACCGGTGCGCCGGTCGATGTGCCGCGGACTGCGGCGATCGCCGTCGATCGGGTTGCCGAGCGGGTGGCCTGGTTCGATTTTGCCTTCCGGCTGACAAACGCTCGCGCCGGTTCGCACGCGCAGGCGCGCGCGCCACCTTCCATTTCCTGA
- a CDS encoding sugar ABC transporter ATP-binding protein: MSRGLKPILELHDITKAFGGVEALRGVDFALTAGEIHGLVGENGAGKSTLMKIIAGVHADFSGRFVLDGRETRFRSVRDAHAAGIAMVHQELSVAPDLSVAENVFLGAQPTNRLGLVQWRRMAREAGEQLKRFGIDVDPMSRLGDLPIGLQQLIEIARVLFSGARIIILDEPTSALSPPEVERLFATLKRLRDEGTSIVFISHFIEDILRVSDTVTVFRNGRKVAEAAASETSKPALIEAMIGKGREALEETYTHDIMLPPPAADRPVVLNASGLSLARSLREVSFDVRAGEVLGIYGFMGCGQLELARILFGKLKPDQGSLAIAGEQKAFRSTAGARRAGIAFVPESRRDMLFLQEPVYKNISISILDRISSLLLKPSRERAIANRQVEQLRIRPAAVELDLGMLSGGNQQKVALAKWLSYPPRLLVLCEPTRGMDVGAKNDVIHIVRNLRAKGLAIIVLSTEPETVLSLADRVIVLKRGAVVREFANEQISKDRLLEAA; the protein is encoded by the coding sequence ATGTCCAGGGGACTTAAGCCCATCCTCGAACTGCACGACATCACGAAGGCCTTCGGCGGCGTCGAAGCCCTTCGTGGGGTCGATTTCGCGCTGACCGCCGGCGAGATCCATGGTCTCGTCGGCGAAAACGGCGCGGGGAAAAGCACGCTGATGAAAATCATCGCCGGCGTGCATGCGGATTTTTCCGGCCGCTTCGTCCTTGACGGCCGGGAAACCCGCTTTCGATCGGTGCGCGACGCGCATGCGGCGGGCATTGCGATGGTTCATCAGGAACTCAGCGTCGCGCCTGATCTCTCGGTGGCCGAGAACGTGTTTCTCGGCGCCCAGCCGACCAACCGCCTCGGCCTCGTGCAATGGCGGCGCATGGCGCGCGAGGCCGGCGAGCAATTGAAGCGGTTCGGCATCGACGTCGATCCGATGTCGCGGCTCGGTGACCTCCCGATCGGGCTGCAGCAACTGATCGAGATCGCCCGCGTGCTGTTCTCGGGCGCCCGCATCATCATCCTCGACGAGCCGACCTCGGCGCTGTCGCCGCCCGAGGTGGAGCGCCTGTTCGCGACGCTGAAACGGTTGCGGGACGAAGGCACCAGCATCGTCTTCATCTCGCATTTCATCGAGGACATCCTGCGCGTCTCCGATACCGTGACGGTGTTCCGCAACGGCCGGAAGGTCGCGGAGGCCGCCGCATCCGAGACGAGCAAACCGGCATTGATCGAAGCGATGATCGGCAAGGGCCGCGAGGCGCTGGAGGAGACCTATACGCATGACATCATGCTGCCGCCGCCCGCCGCGGACCGGCCGGTGGTGTTGAACGCAAGCGGGCTCTCGCTCGCCCGCAGCCTGCGCGAGGTTTCGTTCGATGTCCGTGCCGGCGAAGTGCTCGGCATCTACGGCTTTATGGGATGCGGCCAGCTCGAACTGGCACGAATCCTGTTCGGCAAGCTCAAGCCAGACCAGGGCTCGCTGGCGATCGCCGGAGAACAAAAAGCCTTCCGCAGCACGGCCGGCGCCCGCCGCGCCGGGATCGCGTTCGTGCCCGAGAGCCGGCGCGACATGCTGTTCCTGCAGGAGCCGGTCTACAAGAACATCTCGATCAGCATCCTCGATCGCATTTCATCCCTGCTGCTCAAGCCGTCGCGCGAACGCGCGATCGCCAACCGGCAGGTCGAGCAATTGCGGATCAGGCCGGCCGCGGTCGAGCTCGATCTTGGCATGCTGTCAGGCGGCAACCAGCAGAAGGTGGCGCTGGCGAAGTGGCTCAGCTACCCGCCGCGGCTATTGGTGCTGTGCGAGCCGACCCGCGGCATGGATGTCGGCGCCAAGAACGACGTCATCCACATCGTCAGGAACCTCCGCGCCAAGGGGCTCGCCATCATCGTACTCTCCACCGAGCCGGAGACAGTGCTGTCGCTCGCCGACCGCGTCATTGTGCTCAAGCGCGGCGCTGTCGTGCGGGAGTTTGCCAACGAACAGATTAGCAAGGACCGCCTCCTGGAAGCGGCGTGA
- the mtnK gene encoding S-methyl-5-thioribose kinase has product MSSQHRSSAGPRPDEYRILHEADLRDYLAGLPAVAARLGGAPASWTISEVGDGNLNLVFIVKGTASGIAVKQALPYVRLVGESWPLPLSRAHYEYLALTHQARLAPGLVPAVLHHNEGLALVVMELLEPHIIMRKGLIAGTLYPRFVGDIATFLARTLFFSSDLAIPAAGKKEGIAAFAGNHALCKITEDLIFTDPYRVAEQNRWTQPWLDATAAAFREDLDLHAAISRLKLKFLNAPEALIHGDLHTGSIMVTEGSTVVIDPEFAFYGPMGFDLGAVIGNLLMSYLASAGHERSPSERRLFEVWVLETIENVWTEFAREFLELWRTEAHGDAYPKALFPGAAGAARLEVERLAYMARLFGDTVGFSAAKIIRRILGLAHNADFELIEDPKQRAICEARSLRLARAMMVETASFGSIGAVTKAARAVRDWQPDFA; this is encoded by the coding sequence ATGAGTTCACAGCATCGATCGTCGGCTGGTCCACGGCCGGACGAATACCGAATTCTTCATGAAGCCGATCTGCGGGATTACCTCGCGGGGCTACCGGCGGTCGCGGCCCGGCTTGGCGGCGCACCCGCTTCCTGGACGATCAGCGAGGTCGGCGACGGCAACCTCAATCTCGTGTTCATCGTCAAGGGGACCGCGAGCGGCATCGCCGTCAAGCAAGCGCTGCCCTATGTGCGGCTCGTCGGCGAGAGCTGGCCGTTGCCGCTGTCGCGCGCGCATTACGAATATCTGGCGCTCACGCATCAGGCGCGGCTGGCGCCCGGTTTGGTGCCGGCTGTGCTGCACCACAACGAGGGGCTCGCGCTCGTTGTTATGGAGTTGCTCGAGCCGCATATCATCATGCGCAAGGGGCTGATCGCGGGCACGCTCTATCCGCGCTTTGTCGGGGACATCGCGACCTTTCTGGCACGCACGCTGTTTTTCTCTTCCGACCTCGCGATTCCTGCTGCCGGGAAGAAGGAGGGAATTGCGGCGTTCGCCGGCAACCACGCGCTCTGCAAGATCACAGAAGACTTGATCTTCACCGATCCCTATCGCGTGGCCGAGCAAAACCGCTGGACACAGCCCTGGCTCGACGCGACAGCGGCCGCCTTCCGCGAAGACCTCGACCTCCACGCGGCGATCTCGCGGCTGAAACTGAAATTCCTGAACGCACCGGAAGCGCTGATTCACGGCGATCTCCACACCGGCTCGATCATGGTGACGGAAGGCTCGACCGTCGTGATCGATCCCGAGTTCGCGTTCTACGGACCGATGGGATTCGATCTCGGCGCGGTCATCGGCAATCTCCTGATGAGCTATCTGGCCTCCGCCGGTCATGAGCGTTCGCCGAGCGAACGGCGGCTGTTTGAGGTGTGGGTGCTGGAAACGATCGAAAACGTCTGGACCGAGTTCGCCCGCGAATTCCTCGAGCTCTGGCGCACGGAAGCTCACGGCGACGCCTACCCCAAGGCGCTGTTTCCCGGCGCGGCCGGTGCGGCGCGCCTGGAGGTCGAGCGACTGGCCTATATGGCGCGGCTGTTCGGCGACACCGTCGGATTTTCGGCCGCGAAGATCATCCGTCGCATTCTCGGGCTGGCGCACAATGCCGATTTCGAACTGATCGAGGATCCAAAGCAGCGGGCCATTTGCGAGGCTCGGAGCCTGCGTCTGGCGCGCGCGATGATGGTGGAGACGGCGTCGTTCGGCAGCATCGGCGCCGTGACGAAAGCGGCGCGGGCAGTTCGCGACTGGCAGCCTGATTTCGCCTGA
- a CDS encoding ABC transporter permease, whose translation MTTGESVTVAASDRKRPHRLAAMLRSQMRNIAPFLTLICLFGFFAAASPSFATLDNLGNILTQISVTGIIAVGLTFVILCAEIDLSIAAIANVTGIAVAYFTLQESYVNIANVPMPGWAAILLALALCALLGLVNAFGLTVIGIPSFIMTLAMMQIAAGISALLVRGQIAYKVPPLVTTLGSTSIGGIPWIVIVAALMLLGGHLVLTHTRFGRYVYMVGGNREAAEYSGLNVKLILGSVMVISAVCAGIGGMLGVAHFGSAQQNEFDTYLLDSIAAVVVGGTSLFGGRGGIGNTIVGLFVLGVLNNGLDHVNIDSFLKILIRGLILLAALIINVYAQKLRERAVA comes from the coding sequence ATGACGACCGGTGAAAGCGTGACAGTCGCCGCTTCGGATCGCAAGCGCCCGCACCGGCTTGCCGCGATGCTGCGCTCCCAGATGCGCAACATCGCGCCGTTCCTGACGCTGATCTGCCTGTTCGGCTTCTTCGCGGCAGCAAGCCCCTCGTTCGCGACGCTCGACAATCTCGGCAACATCCTCACCCAGATTTCGGTCACCGGCATCATCGCCGTCGGCCTCACCTTCGTGATTCTGTGCGCCGAAATCGATCTTTCGATCGCCGCGATCGCCAACGTCACCGGCATTGCGGTCGCCTATTTCACGCTGCAGGAATCCTACGTTAACATCGCCAACGTCCCGATGCCCGGATGGGCCGCGATCCTGCTGGCGCTGGCGCTGTGCGCCCTGCTCGGCCTCGTCAACGCGTTCGGCTTGACGGTTATCGGCATCCCCTCCTTCATCATGACGCTGGCGATGATGCAGATCGCCGCCGGCATCTCGGCGCTGTTGGTGCGCGGGCAGATCGCCTACAAGGTGCCCCCGCTGGTTACGACCTTGGGATCGACATCGATCGGCGGCATTCCCTGGATCGTGATCGTAGCCGCGCTAATGCTGCTCGGCGGCCATCTGGTGCTGACCCACACCCGCTTCGGCCGCTACGTCTACATGGTCGGCGGAAACCGCGAGGCGGCGGAATATTCCGGGCTCAACGTCAAGCTGATCCTCGGCAGCGTGATGGTGATTTCGGCTGTTTGCGCCGGCATCGGCGGCATGCTGGGGGTGGCGCATTTCGGCAGCGCGCAGCAGAACGAGTTTGACACTTATCTTCTGGATTCGATCGCCGCCGTCGTGGTCGGCGGCACCAGCCTGTTCGGCGGCCGCGGCGGCATCGGCAACACCATTGTCGGCCTGTTCGTGCTCGGCGTGCTCAACAACGGGCTCGACCATGTCAACATCGACAGTTTCCTGAAGATCCTGATCCGCGGCCTAATCCTGCTGGCGGCGCTCATCATCAACGTCTATGCGCAGAAATTACGCGAACGGGCGGTGGCATAG
- the nuoN gene encoding NADH-quinone oxidoreductase subunit NuoN, with amino-acid sequence MSFSSAGYQLLPVLPELVLAVGAMALLMLGAYRGEGTTRLVTSLAVVLLVVTGVLELMLPAGKLATFGGSFIVDDFARFLKVLAIIGSAVTLILSTEFLSDPSRRIFEYAILVLLSTLGMMVLISAADLIMLYLGLELMSLALYVVAASNRDNAKSTEAGLKYFVLGALSSGMLLYGASLIYGFTGTVDFAGIAATVKTGSVGIVFGLVFLLAGLCFKVSAVPFHMWTPDVYEGAPTPVTAFFASAPKVAALAVFTRVTLTAFPGIVPQWQQILVFVAIASMALGSFAAIGQRNIKRLMAYSSIGHMGFALVGLASGTVEGAQGVLVYIAIYVAMTLGSFAVILTMKRNGQPMEQISDFAGLSRTNPLLAFFFAMLLFSLAGIPPLAGFFAKWYVFVAAIKAGLFTLAVIGVLTSVVGAFYYLTIIKVMYFDEPVGKIEPMRIELRTVLAVAGIFNIFFFVYPGPLVSVATVAAKSLFPG; translated from the coding sequence ATGAGCTTTTCCAGTGCAGGTTATCAGTTGCTGCCGGTGCTGCCGGAGCTGGTGCTGGCCGTCGGCGCCATGGCGCTGTTGATGCTGGGCGCCTATCGCGGCGAGGGGACGACCAGACTGGTCACCAGCCTTGCGGTGGTGCTGCTGGTCGTGACCGGCGTGCTGGAGTTGATGCTGCCGGCCGGCAAGCTCGCGACCTTCGGCGGCAGCTTCATTGTCGACGATTTTGCCCGCTTCCTGAAAGTCCTTGCGATCATCGGCTCGGCGGTGACGCTGATCCTGTCGACGGAGTTTTTGTCCGACCCGTCGCGGCGCATTTTCGAATATGCGATCCTCGTGCTGCTCTCCACGCTCGGCATGATGGTGCTGATCTCGGCCGCCGACCTGATCATGCTCTATCTCGGGCTCGAACTGATGAGCCTTGCGCTCTACGTGGTCGCTGCCTCTAACCGCGACAACGCCAAGTCCACCGAAGCCGGGCTGAAGTATTTCGTACTCGGCGCGCTGTCCTCGGGCATGCTGCTATACGGCGCTTCGCTGATCTACGGCTTCACCGGCACGGTCGATTTTGCCGGCATTGCGGCTACGGTGAAGACCGGCAGCGTCGGCATCGTCTTTGGCCTGGTGTTCCTGCTGGCCGGGCTCTGCTTCAAGGTATCCGCCGTGCCGTTCCACATGTGGACGCCCGACGTCTACGAGGGGGCGCCGACGCCGGTCACGGCGTTCTTTGCCTCGGCGCCGAAAGTCGCAGCGCTCGCCGTTTTCACCCGCGTGACCTTGACCGCGTTCCCCGGCATCGTCCCGCAATGGCAGCAGATCCTCGTGTTTGTCGCGATCGCTTCGATGGCGCTGGGTTCGTTCGCCGCGATCGGACAGAGGAACATCAAACGCCTGATGGCCTATTCGTCGATCGGCCATATGGGCTTTGCGCTGGTAGGGCTCGCGTCGGGCACGGTGGAGGGCGCGCAGGGCGTGCTGGTCTACATCGCGATCTATGTCGCGATGACGCTGGGCTCCTTCGCCGTCATCCTGACTATGAAGCGCAACGGCCAGCCGATGGAGCAGATCAGCGATTTCGCCGGGCTGTCGCGCACCAACCCGCTGCTGGCGTTTTTCTTCGCCATGCTCTTGTTCTCGCTGGCCGGCATTCCGCCGCTCGCGGGCTTCTTTGCCAAATGGTACGTGTTCGTGGCCGCGATCAAGGCGGGCCTGTTCACGCTCGCCGTAATCGGGGTGCTCACCAGCGTCGTGGGTGCATTCTACTATCTCACCATCATCAAGGTGATGTATTTCGACGAGCCGGTCGGCAAGATCGAGCCGATGCGGATCGAACTGCGCACGGTGCTGGCGGTCGCGGGCATCTTCAACATCTTCTTCTTCGTCTATCCGGGGCCGCTGGTCAGCGTCGCCACGGTGGCCGCGAAGTCGCTCTTCCCAGGATGA